In the Fibrobacter sp. genome, TCCAGCGGTTCGCCACGTTTGACACTGTTGTCAAATTCGGTACCGTCGAGAAGAGTTCCAACGTAATGGACTTTCACCTTGTCGGCTGCCTTCGGGGTGAGACCGGCACCTTCGGTTATTACTTTGTACTGAACGCCCTTGGTGGTCACCTTCACGGTGGAATCCATAATGTTCTTGGCCAGGAACTGGGCCTGTTCTTCTAGGGCCTTCTGTGCGGCAACCTTTGCATCGGCTTCCTTCTGGAGCTGCATCTTCAGGAGCAATTCCTGCAAAGCCTTTTCACAGGCAGTATCATTCATTTGAACGGTACGGCTGGAATCAATCTGGTCCTTGATGGCGCCCATCAGCACATCCATGTTCAGGGGGACATTCACATTGGCAACAGCCTTACCCAAGTCCATACCCAAGGCATAGCTATAGCGAGCCATCGGATCTTCAAGGGAAAACTTCTGTTCTGCAGGTGCGGACTGAACAGAAGAAACTTCGGCAGAATTTACCGGAGTTGCATTAGCAGACGAATCCACCACAGCAACCGCAGGGGCGCTCTGCGGTGCAGGAGTTGTTTCAACAGCAGGCTTGGAACCGCCACAGGCGACCATGGAGCCACAAATTGCCATGCCCAAAGCATAACGAGTCAAGTTCATTTATTACCCTCAAAAATTTGATTTAAAACACACAAACTAACAGAATCTTATACAAGAGAACGTCAAGCGAACATTTTTTGATTCCGATTCACAGACAACAAAATAGCGAATTTCTGGCAATAAAACCACTCGTTTTACACAGGAAAACCCGTTTTTTAGTGTAAATTCCGCAATTTCG is a window encoding:
- a CDS encoding FKBP-type peptidyl-prolyl cis-trans isomerase gives rise to the protein MNLTRYALGMAICGSMVACGGSKPAVETTPAPQSAPAVAVVDSSANATPVNSAEVSSVQSAPAEQKFSLEDPMARYSYALGMDLGKAVANVNVPLNMDVLMGAIKDQIDSSRTVQMNDTACEKALQELLLKMQLQKEADAKVAAQKALEEQAQFLAKNIMDSTVKVTTKGVQYKVITEGAGLTPKAADKVKVHYVGTLLDGTEFDNSVKRGEPLEFPVSAVIEGWQDLLQVMKEGEKVKAWIPSALAYGEEGVDPLIPANAMLVFEVELLKVLAEVPAAEDLAAPAADSAK